From a single Crateriforma spongiae genomic region:
- a CDS encoding UbiX family flavin prenyltransferase, which produces MTASKRPRRFVLAMTGASGAPYAVRLLQTLLHSDAEIHLAISPSGAAVLRQECGLDINVADPDVQCLLDFRPTWPGRWSQQSKSPAAANDHARVIVHRHDDFMRPIASGSFQTDAMIVCPCSGSTLSAIARAAASNLIQRAAEVHLKEHRRLIIVPRETPMSVIQLENMHRIAAAGAVVLPAMPGWYHGVSGPDDLVDFVVSRILDQLDVDNALIGRWGET; this is translated from the coding sequence ATGACAGCCTCAAAACGCCCCCGACGATTCGTCCTGGCGATGACTGGTGCCAGCGGTGCGCCCTATGCGGTCCGCCTGTTGCAAACCCTTCTTCACAGCGATGCGGAAATTCATCTGGCCATCAGCCCCAGCGGTGCCGCGGTGCTGCGTCAGGAATGTGGATTGGACATCAACGTCGCCGATCCCGATGTGCAGTGCCTGCTGGACTTCCGCCCCACTTGGCCGGGCCGGTGGTCACAGCAATCCAAGTCGCCGGCGGCAGCGAATGACCACGCCCGAGTGATCGTTCACCGACACGATGACTTCATGAGGCCGATCGCCAGTGGTTCCTTTCAAACCGACGCGATGATCGTCTGCCCGTGCAGCGGCAGCACGCTGAGCGCGATCGCCCGCGCGGCCGCGTCCAACCTGATCCAGCGTGCCGCCGAAGTCCACCTAAAGGAGCACCGCCGTTTGATCATCGTGCCCCGCGAAACGCCCATGTCGGTCATCCAGTTGGAAAACATGCATCGCATCGCCGCCGCCGGCGCGGTCGTGTTGCCCGCGATGCCGGGTTGGTACCACGGCGTCAGCGGGCCTGATGATCTGGTCGACTTCGTGGTCAGCCGAATTCTGGACCAGTTGGACGTCGACAACGCATTGATTGGTCGTTGGGGTGAAACCTAA